From the Cryptomeria japonica chromosome 2, Sugi_1.0, whole genome shotgun sequence genome, one window contains:
- the LOC131056075 gene encoding purine permease 3: protein MESNKKSFGQWILLILNCAALCIGGIAGSLLIRFYFLHGGNRKWLIAWLQTAGCPLLILPIWISSRRKQPSESTHVTPKLCLASVVIGILTGFDNFLYSWGIAYLPLSTASLLVAPQLGFNALFAFMLVKQKFSSYSINALILVTMGGVLLALHARGDRPKGVTSGQYWIGFFATGAAAALYGLILPLVELVYKKTTRRITYTLVMEMQFIMSSSATVVCTIGMVVNKDFQAVGREARSFDVGEFNYYMSLVWNAICWQLFLIGVYGVIFLTSSLLSAIFMASLTPVTEMLAVVIFHEKFTGEKGMALAMALWGFTSYLYGEYLNSILQRSNVLEENRQSRESATLKQEESSLELVVEKLKLNKTP, encoded by the coding sequence ATGGAGTCAAACAAGAAAAGCTTCGGGCAATGGATCCTTTTGATATTAAACTGTGCGGCTTTGTGCATTGGCGGAATCGCAGGTTCCTTGTTAATCCGCTTCTATTTCTTGCATGGTGGCAATCGCAAATGGCTTATTGCATGGCTACAGACTGCAGGGTGTCCTCTTCTTATTCTGCCCATTTGGATTTCTTCCCGCAGAAAACAGCCATCTGAAAGCACCCATGTAACTCCCAAGCTTTGTCTTGCATCCGTTGTGATCGGCATCCTCACTGGCTTCGATAATTTCTTGTACTCTTGGGGGATCGCCTACCTGCCTCTCTCCACCGCCTCTCTCCTCGTTGCCCCTCAGCTTGGCTTCAATGCACTATTTGCCTTCATGTTAGTAAAGCAGAAGTTCAGCTCATATTCAATCAATGCCCTAATTTTGGTCACCATGGGAGGAGTTCTATTGGCCTTGCACGCCAGAGGTGACAGGCCCAAGGGAGTAACATCTGGACAATATTGGATTGGGTTTTTCGCTACAGGAGCTGCAGCTGCCCTGTATGGATTAATTCTTCCTTTGGTTGAGCTTGTATATAAGAAAACCACACGCCGAATAACATACACTCTTGTTATGGAGATGCAGTTTATTATGTCCTCTTCGGCAACCGTTGTGTGTACAATAGGCATGGTTGTGAACAAGGATTTCCAGGCTGTTGGTAGGGAGGCAAGGTCTTTCGATGTTGGGGAGTTCAATTACTACATGTCTCTGGTGTGGAACGCAATTTGCTGGCAGCTCTTCTTAATCGGGGTGTATGGTGTCATCTTTTTGACTTCTTCTCTCCTGAGTGCCATATTCATGGCTTCTTTAACTCCTGTGACGGAGATGCTAGCAGTTGTCATATTCCATGAGAAATTCACTGGGGAGAAAGGAATGGCTCTCGCTATGGCTCTGTGGGGGTTTACATCATATTTGTATGGGGAATACCTGAACTCCATATTACAGAGAAGCAATGTGCTAGAGGAGAACCGACAAAGCCGTGAGTCTGCCACACTTAAACAAGAAGAGTCGAGTTTGGAGCTGGTTGTTGAGAAACTCAAGCTTAACAAAACCCCGTAA